The following proteins are encoded in a genomic region of Cuculus canorus isolate bCucCan1 chromosome 21, bCucCan1.pri, whole genome shotgun sequence:
- the TRIM62 gene encoding E3 ubiquitin-protein ligase TRIM62, with product MACSLKDELLCSICLSIYQDPVSFGCEHYFCRRCITEHWVRQESQGTRDCPECRRTFAEPTLAPSLKLANIVERYSAFPLDAILGAQRSPFPCKDHEKVKLFCLTDRAVVCFFCDEPAVHEQHQVTNVDDAFEELQRELKEQLQGLQESERGHTEALHLLKRQLAETKSSAKSLRVTIGEAFERLHRLLRERQKAMLEELEADTARTLTDIEQKIQRYSQQLRKVQEGSQILQERLAEADKHAFLAGVASLSERLKGKIHETNLTYEDFPTSKYMGPLQYTIWKSLFQDIHPVPAALTLDPGTAHHRLILSDDCTIVAYGNLHPQPLQDSPKRFDVEVSVLGSEAFGGGVHYWEVVVSEKTQWMIGLAHEAVTRKGSIQIQPSRGFYCIVMHDGNQYSACTEPWTRLNVKSKLEKVGVFLDYDKGLLIFYNADDMSWLYTFREKFPGKLCSYFSPGQSHANGKNVQPLRINTVRI from the exons ATGGCCTGCAGCCTGAAGGAcgagctgctctgctccatctGCCTGAGCATCTACCAGGACCCGGTGAGCTTCGGCTGTGAGCACTACTTCTGCCGCCGCTGCATCACCGAGCACTGGGTGCGCCAGGAGTCCCAGGGCACGCGCGACTGCCCCGAGTGCCGCCGAACCTTTGCCGAGCCCACCCTGGCCCCCAGCCTCAAGCTGGCCAACATCGTGGAGCGCTACAGCGCCTTCCCCTTGGACGCCATCCTGGGCGCCCAGcgcagccccttcccctgcaAGGACCACGAGAAGGTCAAGCTCTTCTGCCTCACCGACCGTGCCGTCGTCTGCTTCTTCTGTGACGAGCCTGCCGTGCACGAGCAGCACCAGGTCACCAACGTGGACGATGCTTTCGAGGAGCTACAA CGGGAGCtgaaggagcagctgcaggggctgcaggagagcgAGCGTGGCCACACGGAAGCCCTGCACCTCCTCAAGCGGCAGCTGGCCGAGACCAAG TCCTCAGCCAAGAGCCTACGGGTGACCATTGGAGAGGCCTTTGAGCGGCTGCACCGGCTGCTGAGGGAGCGGCAGAAGGCgatgctggaggagctggaggcggACACGGCGCGGACGTTGACCGACATCGAGCAGAAGATCCAGCGCTACAGCCAGCAGCTGCGCAAGgtgcaggagggcagccagaTCCTCCAGGAGCGCTTGGCCGAAGCCGACAAACATGCCTTTTTAGCCGGTGTCGCTTCCCTTTCCGAGAG GTTGAAGGGGAAGATCCATGAGACCAACCTGACCTATGAGGACTTTCCCACGTCCAAATACATGGGGCCGCTGCAGTACACCATCTGGAAATCCCTTTTCCAAGATATCCATCCTG TGCCGGCAGCCCTGACGCTGGACCCCGGCACGGCCCACCACCGCCTGATCCTCTCCGATGACTGCACCATCGTGGCGTACGGCAACCTGCACCCCCAGCCGCTGCAGGACTCCCCCAAACGCTTCGATGTGGAAGTCTCCGTCCTGGGATCGGAGGCGTTTGGCGGCGGCGTCCACTACTGGGAGGTGGTGGTCTCTGAGAAGACCCAGTGGATGATTGGTTTGGCCCACGAAGCGGTCACGCGCAAGGGCAGCATCCAGATTCAACCCAGCCGAGGGTTTTATTGCATCGTTATGCACGACGGGAACCAGTACAGCGCCTGCACCGAGCCCTGGACCCGGCTCAATGTCAAGAGCAAGTTGGAGAAGGTGGGCGTCTTCCTGGACTACGACAAAGGCCTTCTTATCTTCTACAACGCCGATGACATGTCCTGGCTCTACACCTTTCGGGAGAAATTTCCTGGCAAGCTCTGCTCTTATTTTAGCCCCGGGCAGAGTCATGCCAACGGCAAGAACGTCCAACCCCTCCGCATCAACACCGTTCGCATCTAA
- the SVBP gene encoding small vasohibin-binding protein isoform X2, whose protein sequence is MQCCLGHTAAGAMEPSVAGRKERPRPREPPSRLEKAKQKSAQQELKQRQRAEIYALNRVMTELEQQQFDSFCKQMQASGDRCRPASSGFPESSGHRCQILPSPSTTPAWIWRGERREMSVESEQEGFTRR, encoded by the exons ATGCAGTGCTGTCTGGGGCACACAGCGGCTGGGG CCATGGAGCCGAGTGTGGCGGGGCGCAAGGAGCGGCCGCGGCCCCGGGAGCCGCCGTCCCGCCTGGAGAAGGCCAAGCAGAAATCAGCGCAGCAGGAGCTAAAGCAGCGGCAGCGGGCGGAG ATCTATGCCCTCAACCGCGTGATGAcggagctggagcagcagcagtttgaCTCCTTCTGCAAGCAGATGCAGGCATCCGGCGA CCGCTGCCGGCCGGCGTCCTCTGGCTTTCCAGAGAGTTCGGGTCACCGGTGTCAAATCCTGCCTTCCCCTTCCACCACCCCA GCTTGGATTTGGCGAGGAGAGCGAAGGGAGATGTCAGTGGAGAGCGAGCAGGAAGGCTTTACTAGGCGTTAG
- the SVBP gene encoding small vasohibin-binding protein isoform X1, which yields MQCCLGHTAAGAMEPSVAGRKERPRPREPPSRLEKAKQKSAQQELKQRQRAEIYALNRVMTELEQQQFDSFCKQMQASGDTGGCIPACCRVGIAWGRPDWGWVPEQLRPLSANSGRPCAEQALGVPIPCQRERSCPRGVWIWPRGGICIQLLQLLTPQEPLRGPRVFLSTARCKAWIWRGERREMSVESEQEGFTRR from the exons ATGCAGTGCTGTCTGGGGCACACAGCGGCTGGGG CCATGGAGCCGAGTGTGGCGGGGCGCAAGGAGCGGCCGCGGCCCCGGGAGCCGCCGTCCCGCCTGGAGAAGGCCAAGCAGAAATCAGCGCAGCAGGAGCTAAAGCAGCGGCAGCGGGCGGAG ATCTATGCCCTCAACCGCGTGATGAcggagctggagcagcagcagtttgaCTCCTTCTGCAAGCAGATGCAGGCATCCGGCGA CACTGGTGGCTGCATCCCGGCCTGCTGCCGGGTGGGAATAGCGTGGGGGAGACCAGACTGGGGCTGGGTGCCAGAGCAGCTGCGGCCTCTGAGTGCCAACTCCGGCCGTCCTTGTGCCGAGCAAGCCCTTGGCGTGCCGATTCCCTGCCAAAGGGAACGTTCCTGCCCTCGCGGTGTCTGGATCTGGCCGCGGGGCGGGATCTGCATCCAGCTTTTGCAGCTGCTCACGCCTCAGGAGCCTCTCCGGGGACCCCGAGTGTTTCTCTCCACTGCTCGGTGCAAG GCTTGGATTTGGCGAGGAGAGCGAAGGGAGATGTCAGTGGAGAGCGAGCAGGAAGGCTTTACTAGGCGTTAG
- the SVBP gene encoding small vasohibin-binding protein isoform X3, which translates to MQCCLGHTAAGAMEPSVAGRKERPRPREPPSRLEKAKQKSAQQELKQRQRAEIYALNRVMTELEQQQFDSFCKQMQASGE; encoded by the exons ATGCAGTGCTGTCTGGGGCACACAGCGGCTGGGG CCATGGAGCCGAGTGTGGCGGGGCGCAAGGAGCGGCCGCGGCCCCGGGAGCCGCCGTCCCGCCTGGAGAAGGCCAAGCAGAAATCAGCGCAGCAGGAGCTAAAGCAGCGGCAGCGGGCGGAG ATCTATGCCCTCAACCGCGTGATGAcggagctggagcagcagcagtttgaCTCCTTCTGCAAGCAGATGCAGGCATCCGGCGAGTGA